Part of the Elusimicrobiota bacterium genome is shown below.
ACCCGGACGACGACAACGATTTGGGGACTTTGAGCCCGCCGGCCCAGGCTTGGCGTTACGGCGACGATTTGCGGGACGATGACGACGACAACGATGGGAAAATCGACCTTCAAGTCCGTTACACCTTGGCCAACGGGACGTTGACGCGGGACCAAAACGTCAACGAGGCGGGGTGGGGCCAGCGCCTCGAAGTCGTGGCCGACGATTTGCTCGCCTCCCCATCCGCCTTCACCTACTACGGCTCCAAAAACCAATCCTTGGGAAAGAAAATCGATCTCGGCAACGACGGCCTCCCGGCCACCGGCGACGCGGGGGAAAGCGACAACGTCATCGTGTCCACCGAGATCGATCGCGTCCCTCCCCCCACGGGCGGCGGGAACGCCAACGGGGCCATCGATACGGACGTGGAACGCCAATATATCGTTTCGCTCCACGTCGTTTTAAACCTGGATGCCAACCACGACGGGAAGGAAGACGGACGCCTGGAAACGGACTACGAACCCCCTCTTCTTCCCCTCAAGAGGTCCTTCTAAATGAGACCGTCCGCGTCCCGGGGATCCGCCTTCGTCAACGTGCTTATCCTCATGGCCTTCGTGGTTCCCCTGGTCCTTCTGTTCCTCAAGAGCGCCGCCCGGCAAAACAAGTCCGCCCTCCAGGAAAGGCAAATCAAGGAATCCCGGGCGCTGACGACCAACGTGATGGTCGACTTCATGCGCCAGTTTTCTCAAAACCAAACGGCGTCCTACCTGGACGCCTCCGCCCTCGCCCGACCGGAAACGTATTCCGGCGCGGGATTTTCGAACGTGACCACCGAAGTCAACGCCCTGGGCCATTTCATCTATTTCCGTTCGACGGGACGTTACGGCCGATCGGGAGCGACCTCCAAACATTTGGACGCCGTCATTCGATTCGCGGCGGACCTAACGCGGTTCGGCAATCTCTTCAACAACACGATCACCATCTCGGCCAGCGGCCCCACCTACAACGGCGGCTTCTACGTGAACGGGAACCTGACGGTCACGGGCGCCAACGCCACCTTCAACAGCGGGCCGGTGGTGGTGAAAGGCAACCTCACCGTGCCGGGGAGCGCCGTGTTTAACACCGACGTATACGTGGACGGAGCGACCGCCTTCAATGGCGCGACCGTCAACGGCGTCGTCTACCGTTACGTGCCAGACGTCGATTGGCCCTCCATCGACACGACCTACTACAGCCTCCACAACCACTACACCATCGACGGGACGTCGCAGACTTGGGTGTTCAGCGTTCAAACGAGCACCCAAGGGATTTTTACGGTTCAAGGAACGACGGTCGTGGTTAAAATTCCCTCCACGGGGGGGGTGTTTTTCGCCAACAACACGAACGTCACGATTCGGGGCACCGTGCGGGGGCGGGTGACCGTGGTGGTGGCGGGTCCGGCGTTGTCCGCCACGGCTGGGAATTTGCGGGTCAATGGATCGTTGGTTTACGCCAACGGAACGAACACCGCCAGCGCCCAGGATTCCTTCGCCGCCCTGGCCTCCAACAATATCCAAATCGATTGCACCATCGACCCGCCGCCCCAGGCGCCCAACAACACCCACTTCACGGTTTTAAACGGGGTCTTTTCCTCGGTCAACAGCGGGCAGGTGAACATGGTCAACGCCACGGGGGGCGGTTTTGCCGGCCTTAAATTTTACGGAACTCGAACCAATTTATTCACGTTGACCGCCGGCGGGGGAACCTGGACGCCCTCCGAATTCTATTACGACGCCAACCTCGTCAAATACGCGCCCCCCGGCCTCCCCGAAAAACCGAAACTGGTCACCTGGCGAACGTCGAATTAAGCGGGCCTTGCCCCCGCGGCCAATCGATTACGATCTCGCCGAAAACAAAAAGGGCCAGGGACGGTTCGTCGCCGGTCCGTCCTCCACGGTCGCCAGCAGCCGGAGAAGGCTCACGGAGATGGCCCGATGCGCCACCGCCCCGACGTCCGAATCTTTTTCGTCGACGCCCCGGGGAATCGCCCCGGCCATCCAATAATAATGTTGGCCCCGGGGGTCCCGCCGCCGGGTCAGCCGCCGACCGTAAATCCGCCGGCCCAGCCGGGTAACGAAGGCCCCGCGCAAATCCTTCCAGGCCACGTCCGGGACGTTCACGTTAAAGAAACAATGGGCCGGAAGCCCGTGCCGAAGCATCCAACGAACCAACGAACGGGCGAAGCGGGCGGCGGTGTCAAAGCGCGTACCGTCTTTGGACGTCAAGGACAGGGCAACGGACGGAAAACCCAGCAGGCAGCCTTCCTTGGCGGCCCCGACGGTTCCAGAATAAAGCGTGTCCGACCCCAAGTTGGCCCCCTGGTTGACGCCGGAAACCACCGCGTCCACCCGTTCCCGCAGGACCCCCGTGACCCCCAGGCGAACGCAATCGGCGGGCGTTCCGTTGGTGATGTACCAATCTTTTCGAATTTCCCGAAGCCGTATCGGTTTGTGCAGAGTGATGGCGTGGCTCGCCGCCGATCGTTCCTGCTGGGGCACCACCACCACGACGCGCCCCAACGGACGCAGGGCGCTCATTAAGGGCGCCAGCCCCGGCCCGTGAATGCCGTCGTCGTTCACCACCAAAATGGTCTTTTGCTTCACGAAAGGCCCTCTTTCCCGGCGGATTCCACCGCGTCCGCCAATCGGTCCGCGGCCCGCAGAAAATCCGCGGGCACCGACGCCAAACGGCGTTCGTTCTCCCGCCGCAGATCGGTCACGGACGGCCAACCGACCACCACCTCCGCAATCCGATCCACCGTCAATTCCTTTTCCGGGACGACCGTCGCCGCCCCGTCCCGGGCCAGGGCCTGGGCGTTGGCCGCTTGGTGATCGTTGGTCGCGTGGGGGAAGGGGACCAGGAGCGCTGTTTTTCCCATCCGGTAAATTTCCATCACGGTGTTCGCCCCCGCGCGTCCCACCGCCGCGTCGGCCGCCGAATACACCGCCGCCATATCGGAATAATAAGCCCGGACAAAAGCCCTCCGGCCGTCCCGTTCGTAGGCCGCGCGCACCGCGGCCTCGTCCGCCGCGCCGGTCAAATGGATAAATTGCCAGGTTTCGCCCGGACGCCGAAGGCGGGGCAACGCTTCGATCCATCGGGCGTTGAGGGCCCGGGCCCCCTGGCTCCCCCCGAACACCAAAATCGTTCCATCGTTTTCGTTCAACCCCAGGGCGCGGCGGGCGGCGCCGGGATCGCCCGGCGCCAGGTCCGGCCGAAGCGGAAGGCCCGTTTTCACGCAACGCTCGACCGGCAGTCCCATCGTTCCATCGAACGTGACGCCGATGGCCGCCGCCCAGCGCGACAGGAAGCGATTCGCCAAGCCGGCCCGGACGTTTTGCTCGTGCAAGACCAGCGGGATCCGATGGAGGCCCGCCCAGAGGCCCAGAGGCACCGACACGTAGCCCCCCATGCCGACGACCACCCCGGGCGATTCCCGGCGCCCGATGCGCGCGGCGCTTCGGTAGGCGGCCCAAGCCACCCACGGATAGGCGAGGGCCCCGAACGATAAGGCCCGGGGGAACCCTTCAAAAAACAACGCGCTGGAGGGAAAACCCTCGGCGGCCAAACGCGCCTGGGAGGCCTCGTCTTTCTTGACGACAAAATGGACGAGGTGGCCCCGCTGGCGCAGGGCTTTCCCCAAGGCCAACCCCGGCAGCAGATGGCCGCCGGTGCCGCCCGCCGCGAGACACACCCGCACGTCAGGCCCTTCCCCGGAATCCGGCGGCCGATCCGCCCGCGGCGTTGCGGCGGGAAACATTCAGCACCAAGCCGATGGCGGTGAACATCACGAGCAGGGAGGAGCCGCCGAAAGACACGAAAGGCAAGGGCATTCCCTTGGTGGGAAGCAAGCCGGTCACGACGCCCAAATTAATCAGCGCCTGTCCGCCGAGAAGCAAACCCACCCCCGCCGCCGTCAGCGCGTGAAAGGAGTGGGTGGCCTCCTTGGCGATTTGGAAACACCGGGTCGTCAAAACGAAGAAAATCGTCACCAGCAAGGCGGCCCCCCAAAAACCGAATTCCTCCCCGAAAATGGGAAAAATGAAATCCGTTTGGGATTCGGGCATGTAATACATCTTAATGGTGGACTCCCCCGACCCTTTCCCCCAAAACCCCCCGGAGCCCAGGGCCAGCAGCGATTGAACCAGCTGATAACCGGTTCCCTGGGCGTCCTGCCAGGGATCGAGGAAAGCCAACAGGCGTTGCCGACGGTAGGGGACCGCCAACACCGCCGTTCCGACGACCGGAAGAAGGGCCAACCCCAAGGTCGCCAAATGGGCGAGCCGGGCGCCGGCCAAATAAATCATCCCGACCGCCACCGATCCGATCAGGAGCGGCGTCCCCAGATCCCGCTCCAGGGCGATCAACCCCAAAACCACGCCCGTGAGGATCAGCGCCGGCACGACCCCCTCGGCAAATTTGGCCAGGCGGCTTTGTTTCCGATCCAAATAGTCCGCCAGGGCCAGGACCACGGCCAATTTGGCGAACTCCGACGGTTGGAGGCCCAAACCGCCCAGGCGAAGCCACCGCTTGGCCCCGCCCACTTCGTGGCCCACCGCCAAAACCAAAACCAAAAGAATCACGACAGCGGCCAGGAGGGGCCGGCTCCATTTTTGGACGCGGGCCAGGGGCATTCGAAGGGCGACCATCAGGCCCCCCAAGCCCAAGCCGCTCCAAATCATCTGGCGCTTTAAAAAGTAGTACTGATCGCCGAAACGCCCGTCCGCCACCAGGGCGCTGGCGGAATAAAGGATCATCCAACCGACGACGGCGAGAATCGCGGTCAAACCGAACACGACGCGGTCCGGCGAGGCGGGCGCGGCCGCGCGCGTCACGGGAGGGCGTCCACGAGTTTCTTAAACCGGCGGCCCCGGTCTTCAAAATTCAAAAATTGATCAAAGGAAGCGCAGGCGGGCGAAAGCAAAACGGTGTCCCCCCGCCGGGCCGTGGCCGCCGCCCGTTGCACGGCGGCCGCCAACGTGCCGCACCGAACCACGGGGACGCTCCCCTGCAAATCCCGGGCGATGAGCGGGGCGGCTTCACCGATCAAAAGGATTTCCGCCACGCGCCGGGGCAGGAGTTCGCGCAGGGGACGGTAGGGAGATCCTTTGTGTTCCCCCCCCAGAATAAGCCGAACCGGGCCCCCGAAGGCCTGGAGCGCCACGCGGGTGGAGTCGACGTTGGTGGCTTTGGAATCGTTGACGAAATCGACCCCGCGCCATCGGCGAACGCTTTCCAACCGGTGCTCCACCCCTGGAAAATCGCGCAGGGCGCGGGCGATGGCCGGGGCCGACAACCCCAACAGGCGGGCGCAGGCGGTCGCCGCTTCCGCGTTTTCGATGTTGTGCCGGCCGGGCAGATGGGCCGGCGCGGGCCAGGCGCCCCCCGCCCCGGGCAACGACGAACGAAGACGCCGGCCGTCCCACCGCACCCCGGGCGAACGGCGGCCGAACCACGTCACGCGGCCGGGCGCCAAACCGGCCAGTCGGCGGCACCAGAGGTCCCGATCGTTCAACACGCCCGCGTCGTCCGTCCCCTGATTTTGAAACATCCGAAATTTGGTCCGGGCGTAATTCTCCAAGGTGCCGTGGCGGCCCAAATGGTCGGGCGTGACGTTCAGGACCGCTCCGACGGCGGGGCGGAAGGCCGAGGCGGTTTCCAGCTGGTAACTGGACACTTCGAGGATCAAAACCGTTTCGGTCCCGACGTCGTCGATCAAATCGCACAGGGGCGTGCCGATGTTCCCGCCCACCACCGTGGGCCGCCCGTCCGCGCGGGCCATGGCCCCCAGAAGGGCCGTCGTGGTCGTTTTGCCGTTGGTGCCCGTGATCGCGGCCGTTCGGGCGGGCCAACGACCCGCCGCGCAAAGCGCCCGATACCCCAACTCGAGCTCCCCCCACACCCAGGCCCCGCGACGAGCGGCGGGGCTCCACACCCGCGCCGAAACACCGGGGCTCGGAACAATTAAATCCCATTTCTCGTCCAGGAGCCGGTGCCGCCCCGTTTCCCTCGCGACGGAGCGGGGAAGACGACGCGTCCATTCCGCGACCGCCCCCGCCGGGCGGCTTTCGGTCACCGCGACCCGGGCGCCGCAACGCGACAACAGGGTCGCGGCGGCGGCCCCGGATTTGCCGAGGCCCACCACCAGCGTCCGACGTCCATCGAGCCAGCGTGTCAACGCGTCCAGGCCGTTCACGAAAATCCTTTTCTAACGAATTTTGAGGGAGGTCATGGCCAACAAAGCCAACACAATGGCCACGATCCAAAATCGAATCGTCACTTTGGTTTCGGCCAAACCGCCCATTTCGAAATGGTGGTGCAGAGGCGCCATGCGGAACACCCGACGGCCGTTCAACAAACGGATCGATCCGATTTGCAAAAGGACCGAGACCGCCTCCGCGACGAAAATGCCGCCGGTCACGACCAAAAGTAATTCCTGCTGCAGGCAAAGCGCCACCACGCCCAACGCCCCGCCCAGGGGGAGGGACCCCGTGTCCCCCATGAAAATTTCCGCCGGGTGAGCGTTGAACCACAGAAAGCCCAGGCAGGCGCCGCCCATGGCGGCCAGGAGAACGGTCAATTCCCCGGCGCCGGGCACCGGGACGATGCGAAGATAATGGGACAACCGCGCGTGGCCGGCCAGGTAGGCGAAAATCGCGAAGGACAGGGCGCTGACCAGGAGCGTGCCGGCGGCGAGACCGTCGAGGCCGTCGGTTAGGTTCACCGCGTTGGAGGAGCCGACGATGACCAGGACCGCCAGGAGCAGGGCGGCGGCGCCCAGGGGGATGGGGAGGTTTTTCACGAAGGGGACCATCAATTGATGGGCGAACAATTCGTTCGGCGGGCACCGATACAAATACGCCCCGACGGCCGCGGCCAAGAGCAATTGGGCCCCCAACTTAAAGAGGCGGGACAATCCGCCCGCCGGATGCTTCAACAGCCATTTTCGGTAATCGTCAAAAAAACCGAGCGTCGCCATATACACCATCGCCGCGCTCACCAGAAGCACGAAGCGGTTGTCCGGCCGCGCCCACAGAAACGTCGTCAAAAGAATGGCGCCCACGATCAACACCCCGCCCATGGTCGGCGTTCCCGCTTTTTTGAGATGGGTCTGGGGCCCGTATTCCCGGATGGACTGACCCATTTTCAGTTTTTTTAAAAATTCGATGAAGTGGGGCCCCACCCACAGCCAGATCCCCAGGGCGGTCAGAAAGGCGCCTCCCGCCCGAAAGGTGATGTATTGAAAAAGGTTAAACGCCGAAAAAACCTCCCGGTACTGCGCCAAATAGTAAAGCATGTCAGTCCTTCCCCTCCTTGTCGAACAGCGGAGTCGAAAATTCCTCGAGCCGCGCCCCGCGTGACCCTTTAAAATAAATCGCCGCGCCGGATTCCACCCCGTCGGCCAGGGCGCGCGCCAGGGCAGGCCGGTCCGTGGTCGCGAAAAACCGCGCCCGGCCGCCGGACGACCGGTAGGCCTCCTCAATCCAACGGGCCTCCGGTCCCACGAAAAAAACGGCCGTGAGCGACAAGGCCGCCAGCGTCGACCCCAGGGCCCGGTGTTCGGCCTCCGCGTGGGGGCCCAATTCCAACATGCTACCTAAAACGGCGTACCGGGGTCGTTCGGGGTAGGCGTCCACAAAGCTGCGCAACCCCGCCGCCATGGAATCGGGATTGGCGTTGTAGGCGTCCAAAACGAACAGCGTGCCGTCTTTCCGTCGACGAACCTCCATGCGTCCCGGCGGCGGTGAAAACGATTCCAGGGCCGCGGTGAGGGACGGCAGAGGCACCCGCTCCCAGAGCGCCACCGCGGCGGCGGCCAGGGCGTTGGTCACGTTGAAGACGCCCGGCACGGGCAATTGCACGGCGCGGCGGGATCCCGCCACGACCAAATCGAAAGCCACCCGGGGTTCCTGCCGGATGTTTTCGGCCCGCACGTCCGCCCCCGGCGAGCGGCCGAAGGTCACCACGGAGCACCGGGCCGACGCTTTGCGGTCCATCAAAAGGGGATCGTCCGCGTTCAAAAAAGCCACCCCGTCGCTGGGCAAAGATTCCACGAGTTCCCACTTGGCGTCGGCCACTCCCGCCAAACTGCCGAAAAATTCCAAATGGGCCCGGCCGACGCCCGTCAACACGC
Proteins encoded:
- the surE gene encoding 5'/3'-nucleotidase SurE: MKQKTILVVNDDGIHGPGLAPLMSALRPLGRVVVVVPQQERSAASHAITLHKPIRLREIRKDWYITNGTPADCVRLGVTGVLRERVDAVVSGVNQGANLGSDTLYSGTVGAAKEGCLLGFPSVALSLTSKDGTRFDTAARFARSLVRWMLRHGLPAHCFFNVNVPDVAWKDLRGAFVTRLGRRIYGRRLTRRRDPRGQHYYWMAGAIPRGVDEKDSDVGAVAHRAISVSLLRLLATVEDGPATNRPWPFLFSARS
- a CDS encoding phospho-N-acetylmuramoyl-pentapeptide-transferase — translated: MLYYLAQYREVFSAFNLFQYITFRAGGAFLTALGIWLWVGPHFIEFLKKLKMGQSIREYGPQTHLKKAGTPTMGGVLIVGAILLTTFLWARPDNRFVLLVSAAMVYMATLGFFDDYRKWLLKHPAGGLSRLFKLGAQLLLAAAVGAYLYRCPPNELFAHQLMVPFVKNLPIPLGAAALLLAVLVIVGSSNAVNLTDGLDGLAAGTLLVSALSFAIFAYLAGHARLSHYLRIVPVPGAGELTVLLAAMGGACLGFLWFNAHPAEIFMGDTGSLPLGGALGVVALCLQQELLLVVTGGIFVAEAVSVLLQIGSIRLLNGRRVFRMAPLHHHFEMGGLAETKVTIRFWIVAIVLALLAMTSLKIR
- a CDS encoding UDP-N-acetylmuramoyl-tripeptide--D-alanyl-D-alanine ligase — encoded protein: MLPYAWTELARWAGGRLTHTGVSPAARFVVDSRAVEPGDVFVALKGARQDGHAFLADVFARGASGCLVEKDPPSVPEGVSVIRVSDTLKALQALARTHREKMAARVIGITGSNGKTTTKEMLSHVLRSGGKRVLSTRGNLNSQIGLPLMMLEMSKAHTHAVLEMGASARGDIAGLCELARPTVGVLTGVGRAHLEFFGSLAGVADAKWELVESLPSDGVAFLNADDPLLMDRKASARCSVVTFGRSPGADVRAENIRQEPRVAFDLVVAGSRRAVQLPVPGVFNVTNALAAAAVALWERVPLPSLTAALESFSPPPGRMEVRRRKDGTLFVLDAYNANPDSMAAGLRSFVDAYPERPRYAVLGSMLELGPHAEAEHRALGSTLAALSLTAVFFVGPEARWIEEAYRSSGGRARFFATTDRPALARALADGVESGAAIYFKGSRGARLEEFSTPLFDKEGKD
- the murD gene encoding UDP-N-acetylmuramoyl-L-alanine--D-glutamate ligase codes for the protein MTRWLDGRRTLVVGLGKSGAAAATLLSRCGARVAVTESRPAGAVAEWTRRLPRSVARETGRHRLLDEKWDLIVPSPGVSARVWSPAARRGAWVWGELELGYRALCAAGRWPARTAAITGTNGKTTTTALLGAMARADGRPTVVGGNIGTPLCDLIDDVGTETVLILEVSSYQLETASAFRPAVGAVLNVTPDHLGRHGTLENYARTKFRMFQNQGTDDAGVLNDRDLWCRRLAGLAPGRVTWFGRRSPGVRWDGRRLRSSLPGAGGAWPAPAHLPGRHNIENAEAATACARLLGLSAPAIARALRDFPGVEHRLESVRRWRGVDFVNDSKATNVDSTRVALQAFGGPVRLILGGEHKGSPYRPLRELLPRRVAEILLIGEAAPLIARDLQGSVPVVRCGTLAAAVQRAAATARRGDTVLLSPACASFDQFLNFEDRGRRFKKLVDALP
- a CDS encoding UDP-N-acetylglucosamine--N-acetylmuramyl-(pentapeptide) pyrophosphoryl-undecaprenol N-acetylglucosamine transferase → MRVCLAAGGTGGHLLPGLALGKALRQRGHLVHFVVKKDEASQARLAAEGFPSSALFFEGFPRALSFGALAYPWVAWAAYRSAARIGRRESPGVVVGMGGYVSVPLGLWAGLHRIPLVLHEQNVRAGLANRFLSRWAAAIGVTFDGTMGLPVERCVKTGLPLRPDLAPGDPGAARRALGLNENDGTILVFGGSQGARALNARWIEALPRLRRPGETWQFIHLTGAADEAAVRAAYERDGRRAFVRAYYSDMAAVYSAADAAVGRAGANTVMEIYRMGKTALLVPFPHATNDHQAANAQALARDGAATVVPEKELTVDRIAEVVVGWPSVTDLRRENERRLASVPADFLRAADRLADAVESAGKEGLS
- the ftsW gene encoding putative lipid II flippase FtsW, with translation MTRAAAPASPDRVVFGLTAILAVVGWMILYSASALVADGRFGDQYYFLKRQMIWSGLGLGGLMVALRMPLARVQKWSRPLLAAVVILLVLVLAVGHEVGGAKRWLRLGGLGLQPSEFAKLAVVLALADYLDRKQSRLAKFAEGVVPALILTGVVLGLIALERDLGTPLLIGSVAVGMIYLAGARLAHLATLGLALLPVVGTAVLAVPYRRQRLLAFLDPWQDAQGTGYQLVQSLLALGSGGFWGKGSGESTIKMYYMPESQTDFIFPIFGEEFGFWGAALLVTIFFVLTTRCFQIAKEATHSFHALTAAGVGLLLGGQALINLGVVTGLLPTKGMPLPFVSFGGSSLLVMFTAIGLVLNVSRRNAAGGSAAGFRGRA
- a CDS encoding prepilin-type N-terminal cleavage/methylation domain-containing protein, with the protein product MRALSRPGGLTLVEVVITVVVLGILAVPTAHFIASLTQGVTKASVQSAGGDRLRNAATALEHDVVEMNQINVSSPTVLEFRLDSNRLPTYSPEGDPDGDGVPNLKDPDDDNDLGTLSPPAQAWRYGDDLRDDDDDNDGKIDLQVRYTLANGTLTRDQNVNEAGWGQRLEVVADDLLASPSAFTYYGSKNQSLGKKIDLGNDGLPATGDAGESDNVIVSTEIDRVPPPTGGGNANGAIDTDVERQYIVSLHVVLNLDANHDGKEDGRLETDYEPPLLPLKRSF